A single Anopheles maculipalpis chromosome 3RL, idAnoMacuDA_375_x, whole genome shotgun sequence DNA region contains:
- the LOC126565587 gene encoding transcription initiation factor TFIID subunit 10-like: MGDNFGIHRGPAKKTADMLEDRTQGQILSDFMMQLEDYTPTIPDAVTSYYLNSAGFEGADPRIVRLISIAAQKFVSDVANDALQHCKTRTNSAPSSGHGSSKNQNQKSSKDRKYTLTMEDLQPALNDYGITVRKAHYFV, encoded by the exons ATGGGTGATAATTTCGGTATCCATCGTGGTCCGGCTAAGAAGACTGCGGATATGTTGGAAGATCGTACACAGGGACAAATTTTGAGCGATTTTATGATGCAGCTCGAAGACTACACGCCGACG ATACCGGATGCAGTCACGTCTTACTATCTAAATTCGGCCGGCTTTGAGGGTGCTGATCCGCGGAT AGTACGCCTAATTTCGATCGCTGCACAGAAGTTTGTGTCGGACGTTGCAAACGATGCACTACAGCACTGCAAGACGCGCACAAACAGTGCACCAAGTTCCGGACATGGTTCATCCAAGAACCAGAACCAGAAATCGTCCAAGGATCGAAAGTACACGCTCACGATGGAAGATTTGCAACCGGCACTGAATGATTACGGAATCACCGTACGCAAGGCACACTATTTCGTCTAG
- the LOC126564150 gene encoding U3 small nucleolar RNA-associated protein 25 homolog, whose translation MASRRASFKQGRKGGQKQPYMSKNMKKKLKQEQAGRPPKTKYQRNLKHIERAREAIQAQKRQIETERKYRQEVNSAAGAVGYASSDTDASDGGEKGTGTIEDLATEFNEQIGQTVESEDERDSAMEDAEQEQDDSGALASYSDNDAEEEGEALDVEEDEEYEELLPDVSDLASDEDDPYLLHTAHNLSTSLVEALDAEPPRVETTTMSFGSLGHVVVEVPKVRPTSTKSEVRGKPGTLLTVPEASDEDTIEWGKLHVKDRIVHNMTEKMDALQRDTFAILNGYRDLYLPQRSFENANRLRYVYCLHVLNHVLKAVSKIQHHTIKLITNRKAGRKKPAEDQFRRRLKEQKEVKVGEKPTVGDDEYRDQGFVRPKVLIIVPFRESALRCVTVLKRLFAGDQESSVINWKRFTDEYGGGPSLHFPRRNPKHADYERTFAGNIDDNFRLGIAFNRSTMKLYAKFYSSDVIIASPLGLRMTIGAKGEQHRDYDYLASIELLIIDQAEVCYAQNWDNILHIMDHLHQQPKSTEYTEFSRVREWCLNGWSKFYRQTVLLSAFEVPEFRWLYNKHFRNYRGKVRLCNRPTFGTVKNVVLRVPQSFLRIETATLASAGTARFSHFLHVVLPQARSVTMARSLIYVPSYFDFIRLRNHFKNEELSFTQICEYTTDAKIARARDMFYHGSKHFLLYSERAHFFRRHRIRGVRHLIFYAPPVYPHFYSELVNLMTKEYQNPHDGVDDESMTVTVLYTAYDMYQLTALVGASRAKAMIKAPRSVHRFSTDQK comes from the coding sequence ATGGCAAGCCGACGGGCATCGTTCAAGCAAGGACGAAAGGGTGGACAAAAACAGCCGTACATGAGCAAGAATATGAAAAAGAAGCTGAAACAGGAGCAAGCGGGTCGGCCACCGAAAACAAAGTACCAGCGCAACCTGAAACATATCGAGCGGGCTCGGGAAGCGATCCAGGCACAGAAGCGGCAGATCGAGACGGAGCGTAAGTATCGCCAGGAAGTGAACAGTGCCGCTGGTGCGGTTGGGTATGCGTCCAGCGATACGGATGCGTCGGATGGTGGTGAGAAGGGAACGGGAACGATTGAAGATTTGGCGACCGAATTTAATGAACAGATTGGACAGACGGTAGAGAGTGAGGATGAGAGAGATTCTGCAATGGAGGACGCCGAGCAAGAGCAGGATGATAGTGGTGCGTTGGCATCTTATTCGGATAATGATGCGGAAGAAGAGGGAGAAGCGCTGGATGTAGAGGAAGATGAGGAGTACGAAGAGCTATTACCGGACGTAAGTGATCTGGCGTCCGACGAGGATGATCCATACTTGTTACATACAGCGCACAACTTAAGTACATCGCTGGTGGAAGCGCTTGATGCGGAACCACCACGTGTCGAAACGACTACCATGTCGTTTGGTAGTCTGGGCCACGTGGTCGTTGAGGTGCCGAAAGTTCGTCCCACCAGCACCAAGTCGGAAGTGAGAGGGAAACCGGGCACACTTCTCACCGTACCGGAAGCTTCCGACGAGGATACTATCGAGTGGGGCAAGTTACATGTGAAGGATCGGATTGTGCACAACATGACAGAAAAGATGGATGCGTTGCAGCGTGATACGTTTGCGATACTGAACGGCTATCGGGATTTGTACCTTCCGCAGAGAAGCTTCGAGAATGCGAACCGGTTGCGGTACGTCTACTGTCTGCACGTCCTGAATCATGTCCTGAAGGCGGTAAGCAAGATACAGCACCACACAATCAAATTAATCACCAacagaaaggctggcaggaagaAACCGGCCGAAGATCAGTTCCGTCGAAGGTTGAAAGAGCAAAAAGAGGTGAAGGTGGGCGAGAAACCAACGGTCGGGGACGACGAGTACCGTGATCAAGGGTTTGTCCGCCCGAAGGTGCTTATCATCGTACCGTTCCGTGAGTCAGCGCTTCGGTGTGTCACCGTGCTGAAGCGACTGTTTGCCGGTGACCAGGAGAGCAGCGTCATAAACTGGAAACGGTTCACTGACGAGTACGGTGGTGGACCGTCGTTACATTTTCCCCGCCGCAACCCCAAGCACGCCGACTACGAGCGCACGTTTGCGGGCAACATCGATGACAACTTCCGGCTCGGCATCGCCTTTAACCGGTCAACGATGAAACTGTACGCGAAATTTTACTCGTCGGACGTAATAATCGCTTCACCGCTCGGCCTTCGGATGACGATCGGTGCGAAGGGTGAGCAGCACCGAGATTACGATTATCTCGCCAGCATCGAGCTGCTCATCATTGACCAGGCGGAGGTATGCTACGCCCAAAACTGGGACAACATCCTGCATATTATGGACCATCTGCACCAACAGCCAAAAAGCACAGAATACACGGAATTTTCACGCGTTCGCGAATGGTGCCTTAACGGATGGTCCAAATTTTACCGTCAAACCGTACTACTGTCCGCCTTTGAGGTGCCTGAGTTCCGGTGGCTGTACAACAAACATTTCCGCAATTACCGTGGCAAGGTACGCTTGTGCAACCGCCCAACGTTCGGCACCGTCAAGAACGTGGTGTTGCGCGTGCCACAAAGCTTTCTTCGCATCGAAACGGCCACACTGGCCAGTGCCGGTACGGCTCGCTTTTCACACTTTCTGCACGTGGTCCTACCCCAAGCACGGTCCGTTACGATGGCACGTTCCCTGATTTACGTGCCGAGCTATTTCGATTTTATCCGGCTGCGGAATCACTTCAAAAACGAAGAACTTAGCTTTACGCAGATCTGCGAGTACACGACGGATGCGAAGATAGCACGGGCCCGGGATATGTTCTACCATGGCAGCAAACACTTTCTGCTCTACTCCGAGCGGGCACACTTCTTCCGGCGCCATCGGATACGGGGCGTTCGGCATCTGATCTTCTACGCACCGCCCGTCTATCCCCACTTTTACTCAGAGCTGGTCAACCTGATGACGAAGGAGTACCAGAATCCACACGACGGGGTGGACGACGAATCGATGACGGTGACGGTACTGTACACGGCGTACGATATGTACCAGCTGACAGCGCTGGTCGGTGCATCGAGGGCAAAGGCGATGATAAAAGCGCCCCGTTCGGTACATCGGTTCTCCACCGATCAGAAGTAA